The Coffea arabica cultivar ET-39 chromosome 8e, Coffea Arabica ET-39 HiFi, whole genome shotgun sequence genome window below encodes:
- the LOC113703141 gene encoding probable LRR receptor-like serine/threonine-protein kinase At2g16250 isoform X1, translating to MSRIYDNWERLVGATLLREELRLIAQRTPSDLSSASSIPSPSLSPSPSSLARSSFTYDEILQATDNFSSSNLIMYARTGDLFWGALDAGIRVVVKKVDLSLINRISFMQELEFYNKVSHPRFVPLLGHCLENDNHKFLVYKYMPHMDLHSFWFRNVVPFYRGKNLDWLKWETRLKIARGIAEGLCYLHHKCDPPLVHRNIDASSILLDDDFEVRLGRLHEVCTQAKETNGSRFSRGFERSISGTSDATCAYDVYCFGMVLLELVTGRMKYSLPNYHITKDSMPNTLSNVISQDKKLILNIVDGSLTIGEVLLKEIWAVAFVAKACLDPKPSRRPQMSHVLEALHNPSIVVNGKWKGKRIGLIQFS from the exons ATGTCCAGAATTTACGACAACTGGGAAAGGCTAGTCGGAGCTACACTGCTCAGGGAGGAGCTCCGGCTCATTGCTCAAAGAACTCCCAGCGATCTTTCTTCAGCATCATCAATACCATCACCATCTCTATCACCATCGCCATCATCGCTGGCCAGGAGTTCATTTACATACGATGAAATTCTCCAAGCCACCGATAACTTCAGCAGCTCCAACTTGATCATGTATGCCCGCACAGGGGATCTGTTTTGGGGTGCTTTAGATGCTGGAATTCGGGTAGTAGTGAAGAAAGTTGACTTGTCGTTGATCAATAGAATTTCCTTCATGCAAGAACTGGAATTTTACAACAAGGTTTCTCATCCTAGATTTGTCCCTCTTTTGGGGCACTGCTTGGAGAATGACAATCACAAGTTTCTTGTTTACAAATACATGCCTCATATGGACTTGCACAGCTTTTGGTTCAGGAATGTTGTTCCATTTTACCGCGGTAAGAATTTAGATTGGTTGAAGTGGGAAACGAGATTGAAGATAGCAAGAGGAATTGCAGAGGGTCTGTGCTATTTACACCATAAATGTGATCCACCACTTGTTCATAG AAACATCGATGCTAGTAGCATACTTcttgatgatgattttgaagtgcgGCTGGGGAGACTCCATGAGGTCTGTACTCAAGCGAAAGAGACGAATGGGAGTAGGTTTTCCAG GGGTTTTGAGAGAAGTATTTCTG GTACATCTGATGCAACGTGTGCCTATGATGTTTATTGCTTTGGAATGGTCTTGCTTGAGCTGGTCACAGGTAGGATGAAATATAGCCTTCCAAATTATCATATAACAAAGGATAGCATGCCAAACACCTTGTCCAACGTTATTTCACAGGATAAGAAACTTATTCTAAACATCGTAGATGGGTCTTTAACCATAGGTGAGGTTCTTTTGAAGGAAATCTGGGCTGTAGCTTTTGTTGCCAAGGCATGCCTGGATCCCAAGCCTTCTAGGCGGCCACAAATGTCACATGTACTCGAGGCTTTACACAATCCTTCAATCGTTGTAAATGGCAAgtggaaaggaaaaagaatcgGATTGATCCAGTTTAGTTAG
- the LOC113703141 gene encoding probable LRR receptor-like serine/threonine-protein kinase At2g16250 isoform X2 produces MSRIYDNWERLVGATLLREELRLIAQRTPSDLSSASSIPSPSLSPSPSSLARSSFTYDEILQATDNFSSSNLIMYARTGDLFWGALDAGIRVVVKKVDLSLINRISFMQELEFYNKVSHPRFVPLLGHCLENDNHKFLVYKYMPHMDLHSFWFRNVVPFYRGKNLDWLKWETRLKIARGIAEGLCYLHHKCDPPLVHRNIDASSILLDDDFEVRLGRLHEVCTQAKETNGSRFSRGFERSISGTSDATCAYDVYCFGMVLLELVTGEVLLKEIWAVAFVAKACLDPKPSRRPQMSHVLEALHNPSIVVNGKWKGKRIGLIQFS; encoded by the exons ATGTCCAGAATTTACGACAACTGGGAAAGGCTAGTCGGAGCTACACTGCTCAGGGAGGAGCTCCGGCTCATTGCTCAAAGAACTCCCAGCGATCTTTCTTCAGCATCATCAATACCATCACCATCTCTATCACCATCGCCATCATCGCTGGCCAGGAGTTCATTTACATACGATGAAATTCTCCAAGCCACCGATAACTTCAGCAGCTCCAACTTGATCATGTATGCCCGCACAGGGGATCTGTTTTGGGGTGCTTTAGATGCTGGAATTCGGGTAGTAGTGAAGAAAGTTGACTTGTCGTTGATCAATAGAATTTCCTTCATGCAAGAACTGGAATTTTACAACAAGGTTTCTCATCCTAGATTTGTCCCTCTTTTGGGGCACTGCTTGGAGAATGACAATCACAAGTTTCTTGTTTACAAATACATGCCTCATATGGACTTGCACAGCTTTTGGTTCAGGAATGTTGTTCCATTTTACCGCGGTAAGAATTTAGATTGGTTGAAGTGGGAAACGAGATTGAAGATAGCAAGAGGAATTGCAGAGGGTCTGTGCTATTTACACCATAAATGTGATCCACCACTTGTTCATAG AAACATCGATGCTAGTAGCATACTTcttgatgatgattttgaagtgcgGCTGGGGAGACTCCATGAGGTCTGTACTCAAGCGAAAGAGACGAATGGGAGTAGGTTTTCCAG GGGTTTTGAGAGAAGTATTTCTG GTACATCTGATGCAACGTGTGCCTATGATGTTTATTGCTTTGGAATGGTCTTGCTTGAGCTGGTCACAG GTGAGGTTCTTTTGAAGGAAATCTGGGCTGTAGCTTTTGTTGCCAAGGCATGCCTGGATCCCAAGCCTTCTAGGCGGCCACAAATGTCACATGTACTCGAGGCTTTACACAATCCTTCAATCGTTGTAAATGGCAAgtggaaaggaaaaagaatcgGATTGATCCAGTTTAGTTAG
- the LOC113703141 gene encoding probable LRR receptor-like serine/threonine-protein kinase At2g16250 isoform X3, translating into MSRIYDNWERLVGATLLREELRLIAQRTPSDLSSASSIPSPSLSPSPSSLARSSFTYDEILQATDNFSSSNLIMYARTGDLFWGALDAGIRVVVKKVDLSLINRISFMQELEFYNKVSHPRFVPLLGHCLENDNHKFLVYKYMPHMDLHSFWFRNVVPFYRGKNLDWLKWETRLKIARGIAEGLCYLHHKCDPPLVHRNIDASSILLDDDFEVRLGRLHEVCTQAKETNGSRFSRGFERSISGTSDATCAYDVYCFGMVLLELVTGNLGCSFCCQGMPGSQAF; encoded by the exons ATGTCCAGAATTTACGACAACTGGGAAAGGCTAGTCGGAGCTACACTGCTCAGGGAGGAGCTCCGGCTCATTGCTCAAAGAACTCCCAGCGATCTTTCTTCAGCATCATCAATACCATCACCATCTCTATCACCATCGCCATCATCGCTGGCCAGGAGTTCATTTACATACGATGAAATTCTCCAAGCCACCGATAACTTCAGCAGCTCCAACTTGATCATGTATGCCCGCACAGGGGATCTGTTTTGGGGTGCTTTAGATGCTGGAATTCGGGTAGTAGTGAAGAAAGTTGACTTGTCGTTGATCAATAGAATTTCCTTCATGCAAGAACTGGAATTTTACAACAAGGTTTCTCATCCTAGATTTGTCCCTCTTTTGGGGCACTGCTTGGAGAATGACAATCACAAGTTTCTTGTTTACAAATACATGCCTCATATGGACTTGCACAGCTTTTGGTTCAGGAATGTTGTTCCATTTTACCGCGGTAAGAATTTAGATTGGTTGAAGTGGGAAACGAGATTGAAGATAGCAAGAGGAATTGCAGAGGGTCTGTGCTATTTACACCATAAATGTGATCCACCACTTGTTCATAG AAACATCGATGCTAGTAGCATACTTcttgatgatgattttgaagtgcgGCTGGGGAGACTCCATGAGGTCTGTACTCAAGCGAAAGAGACGAATGGGAGTAGGTTTTCCAG GGGTTTTGAGAGAAGTATTTCTG GTACATCTGATGCAACGTGTGCCTATGATGTTTATTGCTTTGGAATGGTCTTGCTTGAGCTGGTCACAG GAAATCTGGGCTGTAGCTTTTGTTGCCAAGGCATGCCTGGATCCCAAGCCTTCTAG
- the LOC113703141 gene encoding probable LRR receptor-like serine/threonine-protein kinase At2g16250 isoform X4, whose amino-acid sequence MSRIYDNWERLVGATLLREELRLIAQRTPSDLSSASSIPSPSLSPSPSSLARSSFTYDEILQATDNFSSSNLIMYARTGDLFWGALDAGIRVVVKKVDLSLINRISFMQELEFYNKVSHPRFVPLLGHCLENDNHKFLVYKYMPHMDLHSFWFRNVVPFYRGKNLDWLKWETRLKIARGIAEGLCYLHHKCDPPLVHRNIDASSILLDDDFEVRLGRLHEVCTQAKETNGSRFSRGFERSISGTSDATCAYDVYCFGMVLLELVTG is encoded by the exons ATGTCCAGAATTTACGACAACTGGGAAAGGCTAGTCGGAGCTACACTGCTCAGGGAGGAGCTCCGGCTCATTGCTCAAAGAACTCCCAGCGATCTTTCTTCAGCATCATCAATACCATCACCATCTCTATCACCATCGCCATCATCGCTGGCCAGGAGTTCATTTACATACGATGAAATTCTCCAAGCCACCGATAACTTCAGCAGCTCCAACTTGATCATGTATGCCCGCACAGGGGATCTGTTTTGGGGTGCTTTAGATGCTGGAATTCGGGTAGTAGTGAAGAAAGTTGACTTGTCGTTGATCAATAGAATTTCCTTCATGCAAGAACTGGAATTTTACAACAAGGTTTCTCATCCTAGATTTGTCCCTCTTTTGGGGCACTGCTTGGAGAATGACAATCACAAGTTTCTTGTTTACAAATACATGCCTCATATGGACTTGCACAGCTTTTGGTTCAGGAATGTTGTTCCATTTTACCGCGGTAAGAATTTAGATTGGTTGAAGTGGGAAACGAGATTGAAGATAGCAAGAGGAATTGCAGAGGGTCTGTGCTATTTACACCATAAATGTGATCCACCACTTGTTCATAG AAACATCGATGCTAGTAGCATACTTcttgatgatgattttgaagtgcgGCTGGGGAGACTCCATGAGGTCTGTACTCAAGCGAAAGAGACGAATGGGAGTAGGTTTTCCAG GGGTTTTGAGAGAAGTATTTCTG GTACATCTGATGCAACGTGTGCCTATGATGTTTATTGCTTTGGAATGGTCTTGCTTGAGCTGGTCACAG GATAA